One window of the Gemmatimonadota bacterium genome contains the following:
- the serA gene encoding phosphoglycerate dehydrogenase: MHRIIVLDKLAREGLDRLARAEEVTHEVRTGLGGAALRDALLEYDGAICRSEAKITADALKGNRRLRGIVRAGVGTDNIDRAAATRQGIVVMNTPTGNTLSTAEHTFTLMAALSRNIAPANRSLLEGRWDRGMYTGVQLAGKTLGIIGMGRIGREVAARARAFAMRVIGFDPFLSPEQAGKLGVEYVDDVRDLLPEVDYLTVHTPLTPETRHLVSHGEIDLLKPGARLVNCARGGIYDEEALIRGLESGKLAGVALDVYEEEPCVDSPLFRMPGVLCTPHLGASTEEAQADVAVEAVDLLVNFLVTGEVRHAVNAVTIDSSTFQTLGGYLDVAYRLGILLSQWHSGGPRACRLTYRGKVVDENTRLLTSAFCAGLLEHALDEEVNIINGEMLLRERGIQLTEETRSAAGFFTSAISVEIDCAGETFRADGTVFGNNMPRLIRLGDHRMEAYLDGNLLVFNHSDVPGIVGAIGDTFGRYKVNIAQMAVGRLGNKPGGKAVGVLNLDDVPPQESIDEILRHPAINGARFIRLPAHGALPPWMPG; this comes from the coding sequence ATGCATCGCATCATCGTCCTTGATAAGCTGGCCCGGGAAGGGCTCGACCGGCTCGCCCGGGCGGAAGAGGTAACCCACGAGGTGCGCACCGGCCTTGGGGGCGCGGCGCTGCGCGACGCCCTCCTGGAATACGACGGCGCGATCTGCCGGAGCGAGGCGAAGATCACGGCGGACGCGCTTAAGGGCAACCGGCGCCTCCGCGGTATCGTCCGCGCTGGCGTGGGGACGGACAACATCGATCGGGCGGCGGCGACCCGCCAGGGCATCGTGGTCATGAACACGCCGACCGGCAATACCCTCAGCACGGCGGAACACACTTTTACCCTCATGGCGGCCCTGTCACGCAACATCGCACCGGCGAACCGGAGTCTCTTGGAAGGACGGTGGGACCGCGGCATGTACACCGGCGTCCAGCTCGCGGGCAAGACCCTGGGCATCATCGGCATGGGTCGCATCGGACGGGAAGTCGCCGCGCGGGCCAGGGCCTTCGCCATGCGCGTCATCGGCTTCGATCCCTTTCTTTCGCCCGAGCAGGCCGGCAAGCTGGGCGTAGAGTACGTCGACGACGTGCGCGACCTGCTGCCCGAGGTGGACTACCTGACCGTGCATACGCCCCTGACACCGGAGACGCGACACCTGGTCAGCCACGGCGAAATCGACCTGCTGAAACCGGGGGCGCGGCTGGTCAATTGCGCCCGCGGGGGGATTTACGACGAGGAAGCGTTGATCCGGGGCCTCGAATCCGGGAAGCTCGCCGGCGTGGCGCTGGACGTATACGAAGAAGAGCCCTGTGTCGACAGTCCGCTTTTCCGCATGCCCGGCGTGCTCTGTACGCCCCATCTCGGGGCGAGCACGGAAGAGGCGCAGGCCGACGTCGCGGTGGAAGCCGTGGACCTGCTGGTCAACTTCCTGGTCACGGGCGAAGTCCGCCACGCCGTGAACGCCGTCACCATCGATTCGAGTACGTTCCAGACGCTGGGCGGTTATCTCGACGTCGCCTACCGGCTGGGCATCCTGCTTTCCCAGTGGCACAGCGGCGGTCCGCGCGCCTGCCGCCTCACCTACCGGGGCAAGGTCGTCGATGAGAACACGCGCCTGCTCACCTCCGCCTTCTGCGCGGGGCTGCTGGAACATGCCCTCGATGAAGAAGTGAACATCATCAACGGCGAGATGCTGCTTCGGGAACGGGGAATTCAATTGACCGAGGAGACCCGCAGCGCGGCGGGCTTTTTCACCTCGGCCATCAGTGTGGAAATCGACTGCGCCGGCGAGACATTCCGGGCCGACGGAACGGTGTTCGGCAACAACATGCCCCGGTTGATCCGCCTGGGAGATCATCGCATGGAGGCCTACCTGGACGGCAATCTTCTGGTTTTCAACCACAGCGACGTGCCCGGCATCGTCGGAGCCATCGGCGACACCTTCGGGCGGTATAAGGTCAATATCGCCCAGATGGCCGTCGGAAGGCTGGGGAATAAACCCGGTGGGAAGGCGGTGGGGGTGTTGAACCTGGACGACGTTCCGCCTCAGGAGTCCATCGACGAGATTCTGCGCCACCCGGCCATCAACGGTGCGCGGTTCATTCGATTGCCGGCCCACGGAGCCCTGCCTCCGTGGATGCCGGGGTGA
- a CDS encoding insulinase family protein produces MVLDNGIILYLVEDHRLPMINLSARFGVGSVNEPADKIGLAGITGAVMRTGGSTTMSGDEIDETLEGLGAAVETSIGLVSGSAFMSVLKDNVDTVLPILADVLMNPAFPDDKIELEKVTARSSIARRNDDPTDMGFREYRKLIYGAESVYARHPEYATIDAITREDLVAFHQAWFHPDNTMFGVWGDFDTDEMVEKISDVFAGWEKAGFVRPDLPGVDYAFDSSVNFIRKDDINQSTVVLGHIGGVMDNPDYFALRVMNDILSGGFSGRLFRNVRSEQGLAYAVFGIYSANYTYPGIFYVACMTKSETTAQAIRSLLHEVERMKTDEITEEELGLAKDSFLNSFVFNFDTRREIINRQMTYEYYGYPQDFLEKTKTEVEKVTVEDVKRVAREYLQPDKVRLIVVGNDQDFDEPLSAFGEVNEIDVTIAVPTMEAPEATEDDVARGRELLARSAEAMGGLDALAAVQAVRVTAEVTVIQPMGEMAIGVESLVAFPDRMKTTMQTPMGNIDMILTGDRAWVVDPMGNTQPLPDHQRDSMREELWRNLVFLYSRMDAEGLTVQHIGQEEIEGRTAEALLITPPDLNPFRLYLDAETMLPYKKAGQSMSQQGPVEAESTMSDYREVGGIKLPFKESMKQNGNPSGESVTQTIEINPEIPADAFATPE; encoded by the coding sequence GTGGTCCTGGATAACGGGATCATCCTCTATCTGGTGGAAGACCACCGGCTTCCGATGATCAACCTGAGCGCCCGCTTCGGCGTGGGCTCCGTCAACGAACCGGCGGACAAGATCGGCCTGGCCGGGATCACCGGCGCGGTAATGCGCACGGGGGGATCCACGACCATGTCGGGCGACGAGATCGACGAGACACTTGAGGGTCTCGGGGCAGCTGTGGAAACGAGTATCGGCCTGGTTTCCGGCTCCGCCTTCATGTCGGTTCTGAAGGACAACGTGGATACCGTGCTGCCCATTCTCGCGGACGTTCTCATGAATCCCGCTTTTCCGGATGACAAGATCGAGTTGGAGAAGGTCACCGCGCGGTCCTCGATCGCCAGGCGGAACGACGATCCGACCGACATGGGCTTCCGGGAATACCGCAAGCTGATCTACGGCGCGGAGAGCGTGTACGCGCGGCACCCCGAATACGCCACCATCGACGCTATTACCCGGGAGGACCTCGTGGCCTTTCACCAGGCCTGGTTCCACCCGGACAACACCATGTTCGGCGTGTGGGGGGATTTCGATACGGATGAGATGGTTGAGAAGATCTCCGACGTCTTCGCAGGATGGGAGAAGGCCGGGTTCGTGCGGCCCGATCTGCCCGGCGTCGACTATGCCTTCGACAGTTCGGTGAACTTCATCCGGAAAGACGACATCAACCAGAGCACGGTCGTCCTCGGCCACATCGGCGGCGTCATGGACAATCCAGACTACTTCGCCCTGCGGGTCATGAACGACATCCTCAGCGGCGGGTTTTCCGGTCGGCTCTTTCGCAACGTGCGATCGGAGCAGGGCCTGGCGTACGCCGTCTTCGGCATCTACAGCGCCAACTACACTTACCCCGGTATTTTCTACGTGGCGTGCATGACCAAGTCGGAAACCACGGCACAGGCGATCCGGTCTCTCCTGCACGAGGTGGAGCGGATGAAGACCGATGAAATCACGGAAGAGGAACTGGGCCTGGCCAAGGACAGTTTCCTGAATTCCTTCGTCTTCAATTTCGATACCCGCCGGGAAATCATCAACCGGCAGATGACCTACGAGTACTACGGCTACCCTCAGGATTTTCTCGAGAAGACCAAGACCGAGGTCGAGAAGGTGACCGTGGAAGACGTCAAGCGCGTGGCCCGCGAATACCTGCAGCCGGACAAGGTGCGCCTCATCGTGGTCGGGAACGACCAGGATTTCGACGAGCCGCTGTCGGCGTTCGGTGAGGTCAACGAGATCGACGTGACCATCGCGGTTCCGACCATGGAAGCCCCGGAAGCCACCGAGGACGACGTGGCCAGGGGCAGGGAACTGCTGGCGCGCTCGGCCGAGGCCATGGGAGGGCTCGACGCACTGGCCGCGGTTCAGGCGGTCCGGGTGACTGCGGAGGTCACGGTGATTCAGCCCATGGGCGAGATGGCCATCGGCGTGGAAAGCCTGGTCGCGTTTCCGGATAGAATGAAGACGACGATGCAGACGCCGATGGGAAACATCGATATGATATTGACCGGAGACCGGGCCTGGGTGGTCGACCCCATGGGCAATACACAGCCCCTTCCGGACCACCAGCGGGATTCGATGCGAGAGGAACTCTGGCGGAACCTGGTCTTTTTATACAGCCGGATGGACGCTGAGGGGTTGACGGTGCAACATATCGGGCAGGAAGAGATCGAAGGAAGGACGGCGGAAGCGCTTCTGATCACGCCTCCGGATCTGAACCCCTTCAGGCTGTACCTGGACGCGGAGACCATGTTGCCGTACAAAAAGGCCGGCCAGTCCATGTCCCAGCAGGGTCCCGTGGAGGCCGAATCGACCATGAGCGATTACCGCGAAGTCGGGGGGATCAAACTGCCCTTCAAGGAGTCGATGAAACAGAACGGGAATCCCAGCGGTGAGTCGGTGACCCAGACCATCGAAATCAACCCGGAGATTCCGGCCGACGCCTTTGCGACGCCTGAATAA
- a CDS encoding pyridoxine 5'-phosphate synthase, translating into MTKLSVNVNKVALLRNTRLHGIPSVTGASRTAIEAGAYGITVHPRPDQRHITPGDVDDLAEMLRDYPEIEYNIEGNPFHQVMDIVRKVRPTQATLVPDDPNAFTSDHGWDVKANAERLKPIIAELKGLGCRVSLFMDADLDQIERVPDIGADRIELYTEPYAVAFSEGPEQMQPVLSSFARAAEHAHEIGLDVNAGHDLNLDNLAVFCGTVPNVLEVSIGHALVADALDMGLKNAVGAYLDELEKAKTISTST; encoded by the coding sequence ATGACTAAACTCAGCGTCAACGTAAACAAGGTAGCCCTCCTGCGGAACACGCGCCTGCACGGCATTCCCAGTGTGACGGGCGCGTCCCGGACCGCGATCGAGGCCGGCGCCTACGGAATCACGGTGCACCCGCGGCCCGACCAGCGGCATATCACGCCCGGCGACGTGGACGACCTGGCCGAAATGCTGAGGGATTACCCGGAGATCGAATACAATATCGAGGGCAATCCCTTCCACCAGGTCATGGATATCGTCCGCAAGGTCCGGCCCACACAGGCCACGCTGGTCCCCGACGACCCGAATGCCTTCACTTCGGACCACGGCTGGGACGTGAAGGCCAACGCCGAAAGACTCAAACCGATCATCGCTGAACTGAAGGGCCTCGGCTGCCGGGTCAGCCTGTTCATGGACGCGGACCTGGACCAGATCGAGCGGGTTCCGGATATCGGCGCGGACCGGATCGAACTGTACACCGAACCTTATGCCGTTGCGTTTTCAGAAGGACCGGAACAGATGCAGCCCGTCCTGTCATCCTTCGCCAGGGCGGCGGAACACGCCCACGAGATCGGACTGGACGTCAACGCGGGGCACGATCTCAACCTGGACAACCTGGCGGTGTTCTGCGGTACCGTGCCGAACGTACTCGAGGTCTCCATCGGCCACGCACTGGTTGCCGACGCGCTGGACATGGGATTGAAAAACGCCGTGGGCGCGTACCTGGACGAACTTGAAAAGGCGAAGACGATTTCAACCAGCACTTAG
- a CDS encoding pitrilysin family protein, which produces MKTRLTRYIPMVIAILALSGPSGPAQSQDLAAFEKNVTEFTLDNGLTFIVVENHDAPVLTVLTYADVGSVDEVKGITGLAHVFEHMAFKGTTTIGAMDLEAEYAAMEKVDEIFDDLRSERHKGHLADPERLASLEQAFEDAKKAARELARSNAMDEAIDRAGGTGLNATTSRDATRYFYSLPSNKLELFFALESSRFLDPVLREFFIERDVVKEERRMSESSPVGRLVEEMLSTAYKAHPYGEPTLGHMSDLDSMTRAEAMEFFRRYYGADNLTIIISGDADPAHVKELAHEYFGRLPAGPSIEPVETTEPPQLAERRVIMEDRSQPVILMGYHKVDINHEDDVVFNVLSDILGSGRTSRLYTKLVKEQKIAVNASSFTDFPGSKYPNMMVFFAFPSKDYTAADTEKAIEEEIERIRNEEVTEEELSRAKVRARVNLIRQLDSNMGLALQMAYFHVLTGDWRNLFHSIDAINEVTAEDIKRVANQYLVSKNRTVASIVTKDDDGTE; this is translated from the coding sequence ATGAAAACCCGATTGACGCGATACATCCCCATGGTGATCGCGATCCTTGCCTTGTCCGGCCCGTCCGGTCCGGCGCAGTCCCAGGACCTGGCCGCCTTCGAGAAGAACGTCACGGAATTCACCCTCGACAACGGACTCACCTTCATCGTGGTGGAGAACCATGACGCCCCCGTCCTCACCGTCCTGACCTATGCGGACGTCGGCTCCGTGGACGAGGTCAAGGGCATCACGGGCCTGGCCCACGTCTTCGAGCACATGGCCTTCAAGGGTACCACGACCATCGGCGCCATGGACCTGGAAGCCGAGTACGCGGCCATGGAGAAAGTGGACGAAATATTCGATGATCTCCGGAGCGAGCGGCACAAGGGCCACCTGGCCGACCCCGAGCGCCTGGCGAGCCTGGAGCAGGCCTTCGAGGACGCCAAGAAGGCGGCCCGGGAACTCGCCCGGTCCAACGCCATGGACGAAGCCATCGATCGCGCCGGCGGCACGGGGTTGAATGCCACGACCAGCCGGGATGCCACGCGGTATTTCTACAGTCTCCCCTCCAACAAGCTCGAGTTGTTCTTCGCGCTGGAGTCCAGCCGCTTCCTTGACCCGGTGCTCCGGGAGTTCTTCATAGAACGGGACGTGGTCAAGGAAGAACGTCGTATGAGCGAAAGCAGTCCGGTCGGACGCCTAGTGGAGGAGATGCTGAGTACGGCCTACAAGGCCCATCCCTACGGCGAGCCGACCCTGGGCCACATGTCGGACCTGGATTCCATGACCCGCGCGGAGGCGATGGAATTCTTCCGGAGGTACTATGGCGCCGACAACCTGACCATCATCATCTCGGGCGACGCGGATCCCGCGCACGTCAAGGAACTGGCACACGAGTATTTCGGTCGCCTGCCGGCAGGGCCTTCGATCGAACCGGTTGAGACGACCGAGCCACCGCAACTCGCGGAGCGCCGCGTGATCATGGAAGACAGGTCGCAGCCGGTGATCCTGATGGGTTACCACAAAGTCGACATCAACCACGAAGACGACGTGGTATTCAACGTACTGTCGGATATCCTGGGAAGCGGCCGCACCAGCCGCCTGTATACCAAACTCGTCAAGGAACAGAAAATCGCGGTGAACGCCTCCTCTTTCACGGACTTCCCCGGCAGCAAGTACCCCAACATGATGGTGTTTTTCGCCTTTCCGAGTAAGGACTATACCGCAGCGGATACGGAGAAAGCCATCGAAGAGGAAATCGAACGCATCCGAAACGAGGAAGTTACCGAAGAGGAACTGTCCAGGGCGAAAGTGCGCGCCCGCGTAAATCTGATCCGCCAGCTCGATTCCAACATGGGGCTTGCGCTTCAAATGGCTTATTTTCATGTACTTACCGGTGACTGGCGTAACCTCTTCCACAGTATCGACGCGATCAATGAGGTGACCGCCGAAGATATCAAGCGCGTAGCCAACCAGTACCTGGTTTCCAAGAACCGGACGGTGGCTTCGATCGTTACCAAGGATGATGACGGAACCGAATAA
- a CDS encoding pyrroloquinoline quinone-dependent dehydrogenase, with the protein MSKLRPNTRLAGLATPSNPAKPAGPAKQDGPAGRTGLAGMTGLMLTVLCLGALSSCADDALQTSDAFQVEWRAYAGDHASTKYAPLHMIDRHNVMDLEVVWRWDSIDNAILEADSTLRVFVNEATPVKVGGVLYTSTALSQVAAIDAATGETIWSFDPGTWEDGTPANVGFVHRGVAYWEEGDDRRILYATGDAWLIALDAGTGEPIPGFGNNGRVDLTKGLRRPVDRSLYAVSSPPAIVRGVVVVGATVLDSFAVDRMPDAAMPPGDVRGFDVRTGEQKWVFQTIPQEGEYGNETWLDESWKTAGSTNVWTWMSADEELGNVYLPVSTPTNDFYGGHRLGDNLFAESLVCLNAETGERVWHFQTVHHGIWDYDLPAAPILVDITVDGREIKAAVQVTKQGFTFVFDRITGEPVWPIEERETPPSTVPGENASPTQPFPSKPAAFERQGLTEDDVIDFTPELRQAALEAIAEYDHGPLFTPPTTRGVIAVPGLVGGASWSGAAVNPETGMLYVPSYSLPAIMTVNESEEDAPYTYTGRFAYGPTVMDGLPVIKPPYGRITAIDLNTGEHLWMSPVGSGPRNHPALEGLELPPLGWDRRTFPLLTKSLLFAAQMGIVLDRKVSDRGNAMTYDSESNEAFLRAFDPDTGDLIAEIPLPGNATGNPMTYMMGAKQYIAVPIGGASERAELVVLGLP; encoded by the coding sequence ATGAGTAAGTTACGTCCGAACACGAGGCTGGCGGGGTTGGCGACACCTTCGAATCCTGCGAAACCGGCCGGGCCGGCGAAACAGGATGGTCCGGCGGGCAGGACCGGTCTGGCGGGAATGACGGGACTGATGCTCACGGTCCTTTGCCTCGGCGCGTTGTCGTCCTGCGCGGATGACGCCCTCCAGACCAGTGACGCCTTCCAGGTGGAATGGCGCGCGTACGCCGGCGATCACGCGAGCACCAAGTACGCTCCCCTGCACATGATCGACCGGCATAACGTGATGGACCTCGAGGTCGTGTGGCGCTGGGATTCCATCGATAACGCCATCCTGGAGGCGGATTCGACTCTTCGGGTGTTCGTGAACGAAGCGACGCCGGTGAAGGTCGGTGGCGTGCTGTACACGAGTACGGCCCTGAGCCAGGTGGCGGCCATCGACGCGGCCACGGGGGAAACGATATGGTCATTCGATCCCGGGACGTGGGAGGATGGTACGCCCGCGAACGTGGGTTTCGTTCATCGCGGCGTGGCCTACTGGGAGGAGGGCGATGACCGGCGCATCCTCTATGCCACGGGTGACGCATGGCTCATCGCGCTGGACGCGGGTACGGGCGAACCGATCCCGGGCTTCGGCAATAACGGCCGCGTGGACCTGACGAAGGGCCTGCGCCGTCCCGTCGACCGGAGTCTCTACGCCGTTTCGAGTCCGCCGGCGATCGTCCGCGGGGTGGTCGTGGTGGGGGCGACGGTGCTGGATTCATTCGCCGTCGACAGGATGCCCGACGCCGCCATGCCGCCGGGTGACGTGCGTGGGTTCGACGTGCGGACGGGCGAACAGAAGTGGGTGTTCCAGACCATACCGCAGGAGGGTGAGTACGGCAACGAGACCTGGCTGGACGAGTCCTGGAAGACCGCGGGCAGCACGAACGTGTGGACGTGGATGAGCGCGGACGAGGAACTCGGCAACGTCTATCTGCCGGTCAGCACGCCCACCAACGACTTCTACGGCGGCCACCGGCTCGGCGACAATCTCTTCGCCGAGAGCCTCGTCTGCCTGAACGCGGAAACGGGGGAGCGGGTCTGGCACTTCCAGACGGTGCATCACGGCATCTGGGATTACGATCTGCCCGCCGCGCCGATCCTGGTGGACATCACGGTGGACGGCCGCGAGATCAAAGCGGCGGTCCAGGTCACCAAGCAGGGGTTCACCTTCGTCTTCGACCGGATAACCGGAGAGCCGGTCTGGCCGATCGAGGAACGGGAGACGCCGCCGTCGACCGTACCCGGGGAAAACGCCTCGCCCACGCAGCCCTTCCCCTCGAAACCGGCGGCCTTCGAACGCCAGGGACTGACGGAAGACGACGTCATCGATTTCACGCCCGAACTGCGCCAGGCGGCCCTGGAAGCGATCGCGGAATACGACCATGGCCCGCTTTTCACGCCGCCGACCACAAGAGGCGTGATTGCGGTGCCCGGGCTGGTGGGCGGAGCGAGCTGGTCGGGGGCGGCCGTGAACCCGGAGACGGGGATGCTGTACGTGCCGTCCTACAGCCTGCCGGCCATCATGACTGTGAACGAGTCGGAAGAGGACGCGCCGTATACCTACACCGGCCGGTTCGCCTACGGACCCACCGTCATGGACGGCCTGCCGGTGATCAAGCCGCCCTACGGCCGCATCACCGCCATCGATCTGAACACGGGTGAGCACCTGTGGATGAGTCCGGTGGGCAGCGGACCCCGCAACCACCCGGCCCTGGAAGGCCTGGAACTTCCGCCCCTGGGGTGGGACCGCCGGACCTTCCCGTTGCTGACGAAGTCGCTGCTGTTCGCCGCCCAGATGGGGATCGTGCTGGACAGGAAAGTGTCGGACCGCGGCAACGCCATGACCTACGATTCCGAGAGCAACGAGGCGTTCCTGCGCGCCTTCGATCCGGATACGGGCGATCTGATCGCGGAGATCCCGCTACCCGGCAACGCGACGGGCAATCCCATGACCTACATGATGGGTGCAAAACAGTACATCGCCGTACCGATAGGCGGGGCGTCGGAAAGGGCGGAACTAGTGGTGTTGGGCCTGCCGTAA
- a CDS encoding ornithine carbamoyltransferase, with the protein MSANIKHLIDWKYWDDGEIVEILDLARRVKHYRWEYQGRMQGNTLVMIFQKTSTRTRVSFEAGMTEMGGHAINLDWMTTNFTLSKVRFETRYLGRNAAIIMARLKDNRDLLEMEKASTVPVINGCCNLYHPCQALADVLTIAEDRPEGVEGARLTYIGVYNNVVNSLVSIAAPLGVHLTLVCPIREPASVDEESRKKLLDRGLLTETLEAEAAVADADYVYTDTWLDMELFNDPAYAAEKEKRSGIMMPYQITASLLAGSHAKIMHDMPIHPGYEIAEDMIEHEQSIIYDQAENRLDAQKAIMLRLLNRL; encoded by the coding sequence ATGTCCGCAAACATCAAGCACCTGATCGACTGGAAGTACTGGGACGACGGCGAGATCGTGGAGATCCTGGACCTGGCCCGGCGCGTTAAGCACTACCGCTGGGAATACCAGGGCCGCATGCAGGGCAACACGCTGGTCATGATCTTCCAGAAGACCTCCACGCGAACCCGGGTGTCCTTCGAGGCGGGCATGACCGAGATGGGCGGACACGCCATCAACCTGGACTGGATGACGACCAACTTCACCCTGAGCAAGGTGCGCTTCGAGACGCGGTACCTTGGACGCAACGCCGCGATCATCATGGCCCGGCTGAAAGACAACCGGGACCTGCTGGAGATGGAGAAGGCCTCCACGGTGCCGGTCATAAACGGGTGCTGCAACCTGTACCACCCCTGCCAGGCCCTGGCGGACGTGCTGACCATCGCGGAAGACCGTCCGGAGGGGGTGGAAGGCGCGCGGCTGACCTATATCGGCGTGTACAACAACGTGGTCAACTCGCTGGTTTCCATCGCCGCGCCGCTGGGCGTGCACCTGACGCTGGTCTGCCCGATCCGGGAACCGGCCAGTGTGGACGAGGAAAGCCGTAAGAAGCTGCTGGACCGGGGGCTGCTCACGGAGACGCTGGAGGCCGAAGCGGCGGTCGCGGACGCCGATTACGTCTATACGGATACCTGGCTCGACATGGAACTCTTCAACGATCCCGCCTACGCGGCCGAGAAGGAGAAACGGAGCGGGATCATGATGCCCTACCAGATCACCGCGTCCCTGCTCGCCGGCAGCCATGCGAAGATCATGCACGACATGCCCATCCATCCCGGCTACGAAATCGCCGAGGACATGATCGAGCACGAGCAGTCGATCATCTACGACCAGGCCGAGAACCGCCTGGACGCGCAGAAGGCCATCATGCTGCGGTTGCTGAACCGGTTGTAG
- a CDS encoding mandelate racemase/muconate lactonizing enzyme family protein, giving the protein MKITAIKTYAGTFGNRSRGLVKVETDEGLYGWGEAYSVGPDKSVEPIADYIFEMIKGEDPRRIEYIMLKLFQQFRFPPGGTGLAVMSAVDHALWDISGKAAGLPVYMLLGGTVRDRVRVYHGVGGNADDFVERASALHEAWGFTAFKTSPYQVDIEAERWGRVCSAASRFFEDVRNNTPDEWEIAFDPHARIFEPIRALQLANALAPYDPYFYEEPLRPEHLPAWSRLRSQMQVPLATGESLYTRFEFLELMAAQGADIIQPDVCVCGGLLEMRKIAAIAEAHYVTIAPHNPMGPLATAVNVHFAAATPNFKILEYVLPVGTEWEHCIIDPYLPEDGYLPLRDAPGLGIDVDEEVVKDYEVVHWQRTCYVRPDGSTGYI; this is encoded by the coding sequence ATGAAAATAACCGCCATCAAAACGTATGCCGGCACCTTCGGGAACCGCTCCCGGGGCCTGGTGAAGGTGGAGACGGACGAAGGGCTGTACGGCTGGGGAGAGGCCTACTCGGTCGGTCCGGACAAGTCTGTTGAACCGATCGCCGACTACATCTTCGAGATGATTAAGGGAGAAGACCCCCGCCGCATCGAATACATCATGCTGAAACTGTTCCAGCAGTTCCGCTTCCCGCCGGGTGGGACGGGCCTGGCCGTTATGTCCGCCGTGGATCACGCCCTTTGGGATATCAGCGGCAAGGCGGCCGGCCTACCGGTGTACATGCTTCTGGGCGGGACCGTCCGGGACCGGGTCCGGGTGTATCACGGCGTCGGCGGGAACGCGGACGACTTCGTGGAGCGAGCCAGTGCGCTACACGAGGCGTGGGGGTTCACGGCGTTCAAGACCAGCCCGTACCAGGTCGATATCGAGGCAGAACGGTGGGGCCGGGTCTGCAGCGCCGCCTCACGGTTTTTCGAGGATGTGCGGAACAACACGCCCGACGAATGGGAGATCGCCTTCGATCCCCACGCCCGGATATTCGAACCGATCAGGGCGCTGCAGCTCGCCAACGCTCTGGCGCCTTACGACCCCTATTTCTACGAGGAGCCACTCCGTCCGGAACACCTGCCCGCCTGGTCCCGGCTGCGGTCGCAGATGCAGGTCCCGCTGGCCACGGGCGAGTCGTTGTACACGCGCTTCGAGTTCCTCGAGCTCATGGCCGCGCAGGGCGCCGACATCATCCAGCCGGACGTCTGCGTGTGCGGCGGCCTGCTGGAGATGCGCAAGATCGCCGCGATCGCGGAGGCGCACTACGTCACCATCGCTCCGCACAATCCCATGGGACCCCTGGCCACCGCCGTCAACGTGCACTTCGCGGCGGCCACCCCCAATTTCAAGATCCTCGAGTACGTCCTGCCCGTGGGCACGGAATGGGAGCATTGCATTATCGACCCCTACCTGCCCGAAGACGGGTACCTGCCGCTTCGCGATGCGCCCGGTCTCGGTATCGACGTGGATGAAGAAGTGGTGAAGGACTACGAGGTAGTGCACTGGCAACGCACGTGTTACGTCCGTCCGGATGGGTCTACGGGGTATATCTGA